A region of the Mesoterricola sediminis genome:
TGCCGCGAGACCGAGCTGCTCGTGGCCCCCGCCGGGACCGAGCGCTGGGAAGGCATCATCGCCAACCTCGTCAAGAAGGCCCGCGGCTGATCCCGCGCCATCCCGCCAACCTTGAACCCTGATCGAAAGGAACCCAACATGATCTGCCCCCGCTGCGAATCCGAAAAGGTCGAGCTGCTGGTGAAGTCCCCCGTCGGCAACGTGTGGGAGATGTACATCTGCGGCACCTGCACCTACTCCTGGCGGTCCACCGAGACCCCGGA
Encoded here:
- a CDS encoding non-oxidative hydroxyarylic acid decarboxylases subunit D, with protein sequence MICPRCESEKVELLVKSPVGNVWEMYICGTCTYSWRSTETPDKTDPKHYNAKFKINPAHIDKMLMIPPIPPLKG